A genomic window from Micromonospora ferruginea includes:
- a CDS encoding fibronectin type III domain-containing protein, producing MVLFRRLRSGRPDRADVAEETGPTVPGARTADESTVAPASLDPAAVPRLFGPVPNAAGSPLPALDPDGRTVPGTGIRKFVDPLPLPGRPATDGLGARLPVATPDTITWPGCDYYEIGLQEYAQRLHRDLPATRLRGYRQLNLGTDAAGHNTVSPPDRPWHLGPMIVARRGRPVRIKFINQLPTGRAGELFLPVDETVDGAGPGPLDGPAPYPQNRAVPHLAGARTGWISAGNPWQWVTPAGEITPYPVGVGVTPVPDMPAPGAGATTLYFPNDQSGRLMWLHDNTLGLSRLTVYSGQLALYLLTDPAEERLVDDGVLPADQLPLVIEDKTFVPDDTQLAAQDPTWDRDRWGAKGSLWHPHVYQPRQNPYRLSGTNPTGRWDYGPWAHDPDGGASPWVAPVPNPHHDPVTDPDEPPLVPGVPHPSAVPEAYGDTPLVNGVAYPYLEVTPRAYRFRILNACADRALNLQLYRAASDAPMWAPDGGPGDPLAGEVPMVEAVRAPGRPPCWPVDGRDGGVPDPAAAGPELIRIGNEGGLLPTPVVLANRPVDYRYDRQDPTVLNVDGHALLLAPGERADVVVDFSTVAPGTTLILYNDCPAPLPRFDPRHDHHTGAPDRTASGGLPPARPGYGPNTRTLLQIRVAGTPAPRYDVPRLAARLPGAYARSQPPPIVPQPAYDPAFGTRTAGPTLVPARATSVTFTPAGASAPVTLPLSVKSVGQVFEPRHGRLVGRLGVGHPVGGPLAPAVLPLGPGEPATEVLFVTDPAVPVGAPGDGTQLWRIVGAADRTHPVHVEGCDVQLVNRVGWDGTLRPPDDDELGWKDTVRVNPGEDVVVALRPVPPSLPFRIGDSVRLLDPTRPAGARLDAGGVSPVDGRPTVVVNQLVNLGWEYRWQTRSAGLRDQGMSRPLVLRVTPRAPTGLTATPVPGSATALPAIALTWTGNGSRPPATSHRLQRATDSAFTTGLTEITVAAAATRYTDATVTPGVTYHYRIRAENAASCSVWSNSAPASVLLAAPARLTAAVPPAAPARVALRWTNHSFATGVDVQRATNPTFTSGPGTTAIAVGESHLDPAVAPDTTYYYRVRTTYLGAASPWSTVATVSVPPRPAGPTGLAATAGTPSADTATVTLSWSAETPAGPGGGFVVQRAADAGFTREPATFRVTGRGFTNTGLARGATYHYRVRATNVVGTSPWTPPLPVTTPG from the coding sequence ATGGTGCTGTTCCGCAGACTCCGGTCCGGCCGGCCGGACCGGGCCGACGTCGCCGAGGAGACCGGGCCCACCGTCCCCGGCGCCCGCACCGCCGACGAGTCGACCGTCGCGCCGGCCAGCCTGGACCCGGCCGCCGTGCCGCGCCTGTTCGGCCCGGTGCCGAACGCCGCCGGCAGCCCGCTGCCCGCGCTCGACCCGGACGGCCGGACGGTGCCCGGCACCGGCATCCGCAAGTTCGTCGACCCGCTGCCGCTGCCCGGCCGGCCGGCCACCGACGGGCTCGGCGCCCGGCTGCCGGTCGCCACGCCGGACACCATCACCTGGCCGGGCTGCGACTACTACGAGATCGGCCTGCAGGAGTACGCCCAGCGCCTGCACCGGGACCTGCCGGCCACCCGGCTGCGCGGCTACCGGCAACTCAACCTCGGCACCGACGCGGCCGGCCACAACACGGTGAGCCCGCCCGACCGGCCCTGGCACCTCGGCCCGATGATCGTGGCCCGGCGGGGCCGACCGGTACGGATCAAGTTCATCAACCAGCTCCCCACCGGTCGGGCCGGCGAGCTGTTCCTACCGGTCGACGAGACGGTCGACGGGGCCGGCCCCGGCCCGCTGGACGGTCCCGCGCCCTATCCGCAGAACCGGGCGGTGCCGCACCTGGCCGGGGCGCGGACCGGCTGGATCAGCGCCGGCAACCCGTGGCAGTGGGTGACGCCGGCCGGCGAGATCACCCCGTACCCGGTCGGGGTGGGTGTGACGCCGGTGCCGGACATGCCGGCCCCCGGCGCGGGCGCCACCACGCTCTACTTCCCGAACGACCAGAGCGGGCGGCTGATGTGGCTGCACGACAACACGCTCGGCCTGTCCCGGCTCACCGTCTACTCCGGGCAGCTCGCCCTCTACCTGCTCACCGACCCGGCCGAGGAGCGGCTGGTGGACGACGGCGTGCTCCCCGCCGACCAGCTCCCGCTGGTGATCGAGGACAAGACGTTCGTACCCGACGACACCCAGCTCGCCGCGCAGGACCCGACCTGGGACCGGGACCGCTGGGGCGCCAAGGGCAGCCTCTGGCACCCGCACGTCTACCAGCCCCGGCAGAACCCGTACCGGCTCAGCGGCACCAACCCGACCGGCCGCTGGGACTACGGCCCGTGGGCCCACGACCCGGACGGCGGCGCGAGTCCCTGGGTCGCCCCGGTGCCGAACCCGCACCACGACCCGGTCACCGACCCGGACGAGCCACCGCTGGTCCCCGGCGTGCCGCACCCGTCGGCGGTGCCCGAGGCGTACGGGGACACCCCGCTGGTCAACGGCGTGGCGTACCCGTACCTGGAGGTCACTCCACGGGCCTACCGGTTCCGGATCCTGAACGCCTGCGCCGACCGGGCGCTCAACCTCCAGCTCTACCGGGCCGCCTCGGACGCGCCGATGTGGGCGCCGGACGGCGGGCCGGGTGATCCGCTGGCCGGCGAGGTGCCGATGGTCGAGGCGGTCCGGGCCCCCGGCCGGCCGCCGTGCTGGCCGGTCGACGGGCGTGACGGCGGTGTGCCCGACCCGGCCGCCGCCGGCCCGGAGCTGATCCGGATCGGCAACGAGGGCGGCCTGCTGCCGACCCCGGTGGTGCTGGCCAACCGGCCGGTCGACTACCGGTACGACCGGCAGGACCCGACCGTGCTCAACGTGGACGGACACGCGCTGCTGCTCGCCCCCGGCGAGCGTGCGGACGTGGTGGTGGACTTCTCCACCGTCGCGCCGGGCACCACGCTGATCCTCTACAACGACTGCCCGGCGCCGTTGCCCCGGTTCGACCCGCGCCACGACCACCACACCGGCGCCCCGGACCGCACCGCCTCGGGCGGCCTGCCGCCGGCGCGCCCCGGCTACGGCCCGAACACCCGCACGCTGCTCCAGATCCGGGTCGCCGGCACCCCGGCACCCCGGTACGACGTGCCGCGCCTCGCCGCCCGCCTGCCCGGCGCGTACGCGCGGAGCCAGCCGCCGCCGATCGTGCCGCAACCGGCGTACGACCCGGCGTTCGGCACCCGCACCGCCGGTCCGACCCTGGTCCCGGCGCGGGCCACCTCGGTCACGTTCACCCCGGCCGGCGCGTCCGCCCCGGTCACGCTGCCGCTGTCGGTGAAGTCGGTCGGGCAGGTGTTCGAGCCCCGGCACGGCCGGCTGGTGGGGCGGCTCGGCGTCGGTCACCCGGTCGGCGGTCCGCTCGCCCCGGCCGTCCTGCCGCTCGGCCCGGGCGAGCCGGCCACCGAGGTGCTGTTCGTGACCGACCCGGCGGTGCCGGTGGGCGCGCCGGGCGACGGCACCCAGCTCTGGCGGATCGTCGGCGCCGCGGACCGCACCCACCCGGTGCACGTGGAGGGCTGCGACGTGCAGTTGGTCAACCGGGTCGGCTGGGACGGCACGCTCCGCCCGCCGGACGACGACGAGCTGGGCTGGAAGGACACCGTCCGGGTCAACCCCGGGGAGGACGTGGTCGTGGCGCTGCGGCCCGTCCCGCCCAGCCTGCCGTTCCGCATCGGCGACAGCGTACGGCTGCTCGACCCGACCCGGCCAGCCGGCGCGCGGCTGGACGCCGGTGGCGTCAGCCCGGTCGACGGCCGCCCCACCGTGGTGGTCAACCAACTGGTCAACCTGGGTTGGGAGTACCGCTGGCAGACCCGCTCGGCCGGGCTGCGCGACCAGGGCATGAGCCGACCGCTGGTGCTGCGGGTGACGCCCCGGGCGCCGACCGGGCTGACCGCGACCCCGGTGCCCGGCTCGGCCACCGCGCTGCCCGCCATCGCGCTGACCTGGACCGGCAACGGCAGCCGCCCACCGGCCACCAGCCACCGGCTGCAACGCGCCACCGACAGTGCCTTCACCACCGGCCTCACCGAGATCACCGTGGCCGCCGCCGCCACCCGCTACACGGACGCCACGGTCACCCCCGGCGTCACCTACCACTACCGGATCCGGGCCGAGAACGCGGCGAGCTGCTCGGTCTGGTCGAACAGCGCGCCGGCCTCGGTGCTGCTCGCCGCGCCGGCCCGGCTGACCGCGGCGGTGCCGCCGGCCGCGCCGGCCCGGGTGGCGCTGCGCTGGACCAACCACTCCTTCGCTACCGGGGTGGACGTGCAACGGGCCACGAACCCGACGTTCACCAGCGGGCCGGGCACCACGGCGATCGCCGTCGGCGAGAGCCACCTGGACCCGGCGGTCGCCCCGGACACCACCTACTACTACCGGGTACGCACGACGTACCTGGGCGCGGCGTCACCCTGGTCGACGGTGGCCACGGTGAGCGTCCCGCCCCGCCCGGCCGGGCCCACCGGCTTGGCCGCCACCGCCGGCACGCCGTCGGCGGACACCGCCACGGTCACGCTGAGCTGGTCGGCCGAGACGCCGGCCGGGCCGGGCGGCGGGTTCGTCGTGCAGCGGGCCGCCGACGCGGGCTTCACCCGGGAGCCGGCCACGTTCCGGGTGACCGGCCGCGGCTTCACCAACACCGGCCTGGCCCGCGGCGCCACCTACCACTACCGGGTACGCGCGACGAACGTCGTCGGCACCTCCCCTTGGACCCCGCCGCTCCCCGTCACCACCCCGGGCTGA
- the pspM gene encoding phage shock envelope stress response protein PspM, with product MADERARHFRRLGRLRRSARRWSVLAGGLGGAAAVLTPYAGLGLPDAAWAGAAGSAIAVAVWRWADHRALAAVPAPPALDPAEAAARSRARLVAAVERLPVGPGVLAEVRRVRSRLALRGTAAADPWARLDRAALTLAGMAGRLTGLAEPAVREAAEADRSLRELATRVASVEGAVKLAPQGPLAEVHATLVAQLEEGVAAYERLVVAAAGYVAEDARPNTAHPAAARLTEATDLLHGVADALAELRTPLRTP from the coding sequence ATGGCGGACGAGCGAGCGCGACACTTCCGGCGGCTGGGCAGGCTGCGGCGTTCGGCCCGACGTTGGAGCGTGCTGGCCGGTGGGCTCGGCGGCGCCGCCGCGGTGCTCACCCCGTACGCCGGGCTGGGCCTGCCGGACGCGGCCTGGGCCGGCGCCGCGGGCAGCGCGATCGCGGTCGCCGTCTGGCGCTGGGCCGACCACCGGGCCCTCGCCGCCGTGCCGGCCCCGCCGGCGCTCGACCCGGCCGAGGCTGCCGCCCGCTCCCGTGCCCGGCTGGTCGCCGCCGTCGAGCGGCTGCCCGTCGGTCCGGGTGTCCTCGCCGAGGTCCGTCGGGTCCGCTCCCGCCTCGCGCTGCGCGGCACCGCCGCGGCCGACCCGTGGGCCCGGCTGGACCGGGCCGCGCTCACCCTCGCCGGGATGGCCGGTCGGTTGACCGGGTTGGCCGAGCCGGCGGTGCGGGAGGCGGCCGAGGCGGACCGTTCCCTCCGCGAGCTGGCCACCCGGGTGGCGAGCGTCGAGGGCGCGGTGAAGCTGGCCCCGCAGGGCCCGCTCGCCGAGGTGCACGCGACGCTCGTCGCGCAACTGGAGGAGGGCGTGGCCGCCTACGAGCGGCTGGTGGTGGCCGCCGCCGGCTACGTGGCCGAGGACGCCCGCCCGAACACCGCGCACCCGGCCGCCGCCCGGCTCACCGAGGCCACCGACCTGTTGCACGGCGTCGCCGACGCCCTGGCCGAACTGCGCACCCCGCTCCGCACCCCCTGA
- a CDS encoding PspA/IM30 family protein, with product MANPFVKGWKYLMALFGAKIDEHADPKVQIQQAVEEAQRQHQALVQQAAAVIGNQRQLEMKLSRQITEVEQLQGNARQALALADQARAKGDETEAGRYEQSAQMLATQLVSGEQALEDLKTLHDQALGAAAQARKAVENNSMILQQKLAERTKLLSQLEQAKMQESVARSLESMSSLTAPASTPSLDEVRDRIERRYATAMGRAELAGNSVEGRMLEIQKATLDSAGSARLEQIRSSMAGDQLGGRQERPAVGQQSTDPAAAARLDEIRASMSRERGTGETTTG from the coding sequence ATGGCGAACCCGTTCGTCAAGGGTTGGAAGTACCTGATGGCGCTCTTCGGGGCGAAGATCGACGAGCACGCCGATCCGAAGGTGCAGATCCAGCAGGCGGTCGAGGAGGCGCAGCGGCAGCACCAGGCGCTGGTGCAGCAGGCGGCGGCGGTGATCGGCAACCAGCGTCAGCTCGAGATGAAGCTGTCCCGGCAGATCACCGAGGTGGAGCAGCTCCAGGGCAACGCGCGGCAGGCGCTCGCGCTGGCCGACCAGGCCCGGGCGAAGGGTGACGAGACCGAGGCCGGGCGCTACGAGCAGTCCGCCCAGATGCTCGCCACCCAACTCGTCTCCGGCGAGCAGGCGCTGGAGGACCTCAAGACACTGCACGACCAGGCCCTCGGCGCGGCCGCGCAGGCCCGCAAGGCGGTCGAGAACAACTCGATGATCCTCCAGCAGAAGCTCGCCGAGCGCACCAAGCTGCTCAGCCAGCTCGAGCAGGCCAAGATGCAGGAGAGCGTGGCCCGCTCGCTGGAGTCGATGTCGTCGCTCACCGCGCCGGCCAGCACCCCGTCGCTGGACGAGGTCCGCGACCGGATCGAACGCCGCTACGCCACCGCGATGGGCCGGGCCGAGCTGGCCGGCAACTCGGTCGAGGGCCGGATGCTGGAAATCCAGAAGGCGACGCTCGACTCGGCCGGGTCGGCCAGACTGGAACAGATCCGGTCGAGCATGGCCGGCGACCAGCTCGGCGGCCGGCAGGAGCGCCCCGCGGTGGGGCAGCAGTCGACCGACCCGGCGGCCGCCGCCCGACTGGACGAGATCCGGGCCAGCATGAGCCGCGAGCGCGGCACCGGGGAGACCACCACCGGCTGA
- a CDS encoding helix-turn-helix domain-containing protein, which produces MVLLRRVIGDALRARRQGQHRTLREVSSAANVSLGYLSEIERGQKEPSSELLAAICDALGARLSELLREVSDTVALAEQMPGVLVPVVDEPVESTPVAPPAVRKATNRGVRQVTSDGAVAVQVRQDSPLKATLRSTRVRPAERDVVCAA; this is translated from the coding sequence ATGGTCCTGCTACGCCGGGTGATCGGTGACGCACTGCGGGCGCGCCGGCAGGGGCAGCACCGCACCCTCCGCGAGGTCTCGTCCGCCGCCAACGTCAGCCTCGGCTACCTCTCCGAGATCGAGCGCGGTCAGAAGGAGCCGTCCAGCGAGCTGCTGGCGGCGATCTGCGACGCGCTCGGCGCCCGCCTGTCCGAGCTGCTGCGCGAGGTGAGCGACACGGTCGCCCTGGCCGAGCAGATGCCGGGCGTGCTGGTGCCGGTGGTCGACGAGCCGGTCGAGTCGACGCCGGTGGCTCCGCCCGCCGTGCGCAAGGCGACCAACCGGGGGGTCCGGCAGGTCACCTCCGACGGCGCGGTGGCCGTCCAGGTCCGGCAGGACTCGCCGCTCAAGGCGACGCTGCGCAGCACCCGGGTGCGCCCCGCCGAGCGGGACGTGGTCTGCGCCGCCTGA
- a CDS encoding CinA family protein yields the protein MEDTDARHQRPAGSPAASVVHRLHDRGETLATVESLTGGLLAAAVVEIAGVSSIYRGGFVVYATELKATLAGVPENLLAARGPVDPDVAVALAEGGRRRCGADWGLATTGVAGPEPQDGKPVGLVYVAVAGPAGAEVRRLDLDGGRDRIRTAAVTEALRLLAERIQAAHDASPADPAGTGRR from the coding sequence ATGGAGGACACCGACGCGAGACACCAGCGGCCCGCCGGCAGCCCGGCGGCCTCCGTGGTGCACCGCCTGCACGACCGCGGCGAGACGCTGGCCACGGTCGAGTCGCTGACCGGTGGCCTGCTCGCCGCCGCGGTCGTGGAGATCGCCGGCGTCAGCTCGATCTACCGGGGCGGGTTCGTGGTCTACGCCACCGAACTCAAGGCCACGCTGGCCGGCGTACCCGAGAACCTGCTGGCCGCGCGCGGCCCGGTGGACCCGGACGTGGCGGTCGCGCTCGCCGAGGGCGGGCGGCGGCGCTGCGGCGCGGACTGGGGGCTGGCCACCACCGGGGTGGCCGGCCCGGAACCGCAGGACGGCAAGCCGGTGGGGCTGGTCTACGTGGCGGTCGCCGGCCCGGCCGGCGCCGAGGTGCGCCGGCTCGACCTCGACGGCGGTCGCGACCGCATCCGCACCGCCGCGGTGACCGAGGCGCTGCGCCTGCTCGCCGAGCGGATCCAGGCGGCCCACGACGCGTCGCCCGCCGACCCGGCGGGCACCGGCCGGCGATGA
- the pgsA gene encoding CDP-diacylglycerol--glycerol-3-phosphate 3-phosphatidyltransferase: MTGAESTVAAPVPLLNAANLLTAARLVLVPVFAVTVVASGMSHAGWRMAACLIFVVASATDLVDGWIARRFELVTSLGKVADPIADKALTGAALVLLSWYDRLPWWVTVVILARELGITALRFWVIRHGVIAASRGGKIKTALQILAITWYLWPMPAALAPVGPWIMGAAVLVTVATGFDYVAQALRLRRPAR, encoded by the coding sequence ATGACCGGGGCGGAGTCGACGGTGGCGGCCCCCGTGCCGCTGCTCAACGCGGCGAACCTGCTGACCGCGGCGCGGCTGGTGCTGGTGCCGGTGTTCGCGGTGACCGTGGTCGCGTCCGGGATGAGCCACGCCGGCTGGCGGATGGCGGCCTGCCTGATCTTCGTGGTGGCCTCCGCCACCGACCTGGTCGACGGGTGGATCGCCCGCCGGTTCGAGCTGGTCACCTCGCTGGGCAAGGTCGCCGACCCGATCGCCGACAAGGCGCTCACCGGCGCCGCGCTGGTGCTGCTCTCCTGGTACGACCGGCTGCCCTGGTGGGTGACCGTGGTGATCCTGGCCCGGGAGCTGGGCATCACCGCGCTGCGCTTCTGGGTGATCCGGCACGGGGTGATCGCGGCCAGCCGGGGCGGCAAGATCAAGACGGCGCTGCAGATCCTGGCGATCACCTGGTACCTCTGGCCGATGCCGGCCGCGCTGGCCCCGGTCGGCCCCTGGATCATGGGGGCCGCCGTGCTGGTCACCGTGGCCACCGGCTTCGACTACGTGGCCCAGGCGCTGCGGCTGCGCCGTCCCGCGCGTTGA
- the rimO gene encoding 30S ribosomal protein S12 methylthiotransferase RimO: MVSDTSSRRVALLTLGCARNEVDSEELAARLHADGWQVTTDGEGADVVVVNTCGFVEKAKQDSIQTLLAAADTGAKVVAAGCMAERYGRELADSLPEAQAVLSFDDYPDIAARLDAVVAGEAIDAHTPRDRRELLPLTPVKRREAAVSLPGHGTPTRVAPETDAHTPAHLRQVLRHRLDTGPVASLKLASGCDRRCAFCAIPAFRGAFVSRTPDELLAEAEWLAKTGVRELVLVSENSTSYGKDLGDPRALEKLLPQLAAIDGIVRVRASYLQPAETRPGLVEVIATTPGVAAYFDLSFQHSSEPVLRRMRRFGSTDRFLELLASARALAPEAGARSNFIVGFPGETKQDVAELVRFLTEARLDAIGMFDYSDEDGTEAAGLPGKISAGTVKRRYDRLNALADELCSQRAEDRLGSTVEVLVDSVADGVVEGRAAHQAPEVDGSTTLVAPDGGGVDLAALRPGDLVRARVTATEGVDLVAVPDEMISAAPGATR, encoded by the coding sequence ATGGTGTCTGATACTTCCTCCCGCCGGGTCGCCCTGCTGACCCTGGGCTGCGCCCGCAACGAGGTCGACTCGGAGGAGTTGGCCGCCCGGCTGCACGCCGACGGTTGGCAGGTGACCACCGACGGCGAGGGCGCCGACGTGGTGGTGGTGAACACCTGCGGTTTCGTGGAGAAGGCCAAGCAGGACTCGATCCAGACGCTGCTGGCCGCCGCCGACACCGGCGCCAAGGTGGTCGCCGCCGGCTGCATGGCCGAGCGGTACGGGCGTGAGCTGGCCGACAGTCTCCCCGAGGCGCAGGCGGTGCTGAGCTTCGACGACTACCCGGACATCGCGGCCCGCCTCGATGCGGTGGTGGCCGGCGAGGCGATCGACGCGCACACCCCACGCGACCGGCGTGAACTGCTCCCGCTGACCCCGGTGAAGCGCCGCGAGGCGGCGGTGTCGCTGCCCGGCCACGGCACCCCGACCCGGGTCGCGCCGGAGACCGACGCGCACACCCCGGCGCACCTGCGGCAGGTGCTGCGACACCGGCTGGACACCGGCCCGGTGGCCTCGCTGAAGCTGGCCAGCGGCTGCGACCGGCGGTGCGCGTTCTGCGCCATCCCGGCGTTCCGTGGGGCGTTCGTCTCGCGTACCCCGGACGAGCTGCTCGCCGAGGCGGAGTGGCTGGCCAAGACCGGCGTCCGCGAGCTGGTGCTGGTCAGCGAGAACTCCACCTCCTACGGCAAGGACCTGGGCGACCCGCGTGCGCTGGAGAAGCTGCTGCCGCAGCTCGCCGCCATCGACGGGATCGTCCGGGTGCGGGCCAGCTACCTCCAGCCCGCCGAGACCCGGCCCGGCCTGGTCGAGGTGATCGCCACCACGCCCGGCGTGGCCGCCTACTTCGACCTGTCGTTCCAGCACTCCAGCGAGCCGGTGCTGCGCCGGATGCGCCGCTTCGGCTCCACCGACCGGTTCCTGGAGCTGCTGGCCTCGGCCCGCGCACTGGCGCCGGAGGCGGGGGCCCGGAGCAACTTCATCGTCGGCTTCCCCGGCGAGACGAAGCAGGACGTGGCCGAGCTGGTCCGGTTCCTGACCGAGGCGCGGCTGGACGCGATCGGCATGTTCGACTACAGCGACGAGGACGGCACCGAGGCCGCCGGGCTGCCCGGCAAGATCTCCGCCGGCACGGTCAAGCGGCGCTACGACAGGCTCAACGCGCTCGCCGACGAGCTGTGCTCGCAGCGGGCCGAGGACCGGCTCGGCTCGACCGTGGAGGTGCTGGTGGACTCGGTCGCCGACGGGGTGGTCGAGGGCCGGGCCGCCCACCAGGCGCCCGAGGTCGACGGCTCGACCACGCTTGTCGCGCCGGACGGCGGCGGGGTCGACCTGGCCGCGCTGCGCCCGGGCGACCTGGTCCGGGCCCGGGTCACGGCCACCGAGGGTGTCGACCTGGTCGCCGTGCCGGATGAGATGATCTCGGCGGCGCCCGGCGCGACACGGTGA
- a CDS encoding ornithine cyclodeaminase family protein: protein MTVLFSDEDVAAAVDAPLTVAAMRDALLAAHQGRLIAPPRASAPLGGGRMVLTAGHLTGEWYGFRSYDTFGHPESGQLVVLHDATTGAVRAIAVGEELGSRRTGGLGGVAVDALARPDAATLGVVGSGRQAWTQVWAAAAVRPLREVTVHSRSAARREAFAARVRAELGVPARAVGSAAAAVRDRDLVVLATTSTAPVLAAADLAPGTHVNTVGFKQVDRHEFGTDLLDAADLLVTDSPGQAAAYAPPMLAAVEPYAGRLRDLGAVLAGAVPGRTGADQISVFCSTGLAGTEVFLLDRLARALTPAR from the coding sequence ATGACCGTGCTCTTCTCCGACGAGGACGTCGCGGCGGCCGTGGACGCCCCGCTCACCGTCGCCGCCATGCGGGACGCGCTGCTCGCCGCGCACCAGGGGCGGCTGATCGCCCCGCCCCGGGCGTCCGCCCCGCTCGGCGGCGGGCGGATGGTGCTCACCGCCGGCCACCTCACCGGCGAGTGGTACGGCTTCCGCTCGTACGACACGTTCGGGCACCCGGAGAGCGGGCAACTGGTCGTGCTGCACGACGCCACCACCGGCGCGGTACGCGCCATCGCGGTCGGCGAGGAGCTGGGCTCGCGGCGTACCGGGGGACTGGGCGGCGTGGCCGTGGACGCGCTGGCCCGTCCGGACGCCGCCACGCTCGGCGTGGTGGGTTCCGGCCGGCAGGCGTGGACCCAGGTCTGGGCCGCGGCGGCGGTCCGGCCGCTGCGCGAGGTGACCGTGCACAGCCGTTCGGCCGCCCGGCGGGAGGCGTTCGCCGCCCGGGTCCGGGCCGAGCTGGGCGTGCCGGCCCGCGCCGTCGGCTCGGCCGCCGCCGCGGTGCGTGACCGGGATCTCGTGGTGCTCGCCACCACCAGCACCGCCCCGGTGCTGGCCGCCGCCGACCTGGCCCCGGGCACGCACGTCAACACCGTCGGCTTCAAGCAGGTCGACCGGCACGAGTTCGGCACCGACCTGCTCGACGCCGCCGACCTGCTGGTCACCGACTCGCCGGGGCAGGCCGCCGCGTACGCGCCGCCGATGCTCGCCGCCGTCGAGCCGTACGCCGGGCGGCTGCGCGACCTGGGCGCGGTGCTGGCCGGCGCGGTCCCCGGTCGGACCGGCGCGGACCAGATCTCGGTGTTCTGCTCCACCGGCCTGGCGGGCACCGAGGTGTTCCTGCTGGACCGCCTGGCGCGCGCGCTCACCCCGGCGCGGTGA
- a CDS encoding DMT family transporter, which produces MAWIVLVLSGLLETAWAIALDRSAGFTRPLPSAVFGVTLVGSMAGLAYALRDIPVGTGYAVWVGIGAVGTALVGMLALGEPANLPRIACLLLVVAGVVGLKVFH; this is translated from the coding sequence ATGGCCTGGATCGTGCTGGTGCTCTCCGGACTGCTGGAAACCGCGTGGGCGATCGCCCTGGACCGCAGCGCCGGCTTCACCCGCCCCCTCCCCTCCGCCGTCTTCGGCGTCACCCTGGTCGGCAGCATGGCCGGCCTGGCGTACGCGCTGCGCGACATCCCGGTCGGCACCGGCTACGCGGTGTGGGTCGGGATCGGCGCGGTGGGCACCGCGCTGGTCGGCATGCTCGCCCTGGGCGAGCCGGCGAACCTGCCCCGGATCGCCTGCCTGCTGCTGGTGGTGGCCGGTGTGGTGGGCCTGAAGGTCTTCCACTGA